In Pochonia chlamydosporia 170 chromosome 3, whole genome shotgun sequence, the following are encoded in one genomic region:
- a CDS encoding vacuolar ATP synthase (similar to Aspergillus terreus NIH2624 XP_001213128.1), producing the protein MAPKQDTPFRSADMSMVQLYVSNEIGREVVTALGELGLCQFRDLNEDVSAFQRTFTQEIRRLDNVERQLRYFHAQMEKAGISLRKLDLDTERLASPSTSEIDELAERSHKLEQRVSALNDSYETLKKREGDLTEWRWVLREAGSFFDRAHGNVEEIRASTDNDDAPLLQDVEQHHSAPEVERSFSGMNIGFVAGVITRERVAAFERILWRTLRGNLYMNQSEIPEPLTDPSNNEAINKNVFVIFAHGKEILAKIRKISESMGAEVYSVDENSDLRRDQIHEVNNRLQDVQNVLRNTQATLEAELNQISQSLSAWMVLIAKEKAVYSTLNLFSYDRARRTLIAEAWCPTNDMPLIRSTLQDVTNRAGLSVPSIINEIRTNKTPPTYLKTNKFTEGFQTIVNAYGTATYQEVNPAMPVFVTFPFLFAVMFGDFGHAMIMLSAALAMIYWEKPLKKVTFELFAMIFYGRYIALVMAVFSIFTGLIYNDVFSKSMTLFPSAWEYTKPDGWRPGQTIKAELNNNGYRYPFGLDWAWHGTENTLLFSNSYKMKMSIILGWAHMTYSLCFAYINARHFKKPIDIWGNFVPGMIFFQSIFGYLVICIIYKWAVFWPGAQAPGLLNMLIYMFLQPGKLDNIPLYKGQATVQIILLLLAFAQVPILLFLKPFYLRWEHNRARAKGYRGIGETSRVSALDGDDENEGLVNGHGNSFDDDGEGVAMISQNIDEEHEEFEFGEVMIHQVIHTIEFCLNCVSHTASYLRLWALSLAHQQLSIVLWDMTLGPTLKASGVVGVIMIVVGFYLWFFLTIAILVCMEGTSAMLHSLRLAWVESFSKFAEFAGWPFAPFSFTTLLEEAEELKEFLG; encoded by the exons ATGGCTCCCAAACAAGACACACCGTTCCGCTCGGCGGATATGAGCATGGTGCAGCTGTACGTCTCCAACGAAATCGGTCGGGAGGTCGTCACTGCCCTTGGTGAGCTTGGATTGTGTCAGTTCCGAGAT CTAAATGAAGACGTGAGCGCTTTCCAGCGAACCTTTACCCAGGAGATTCGACGACTTGACAATGTGGAACGACAGCTGC GCTACTTCCATGCTCAAATGGAGAAGGCTGGAATTTCTCTTCGCAAGCTTGATTTGGACACCGAGAGACTCGCCTCTCCATCGACATCCGAAATTGATGAGCTTGCAGAGCGGAGCCACAAGCTTGAGCAACGAGTCTCCGCCTTGAACGACAGCTACGAGACTCTGAAGAAGCGAGAGGGCGACCTTACTGAATGGCGATGGGTTCTgcgagaagctggaagctTTTTCGATCGCGCTCACGGCAATGTCGAGGAGATTCGTGCCTCCACGGACAATGATGACGCCCCACTTTTGCAGGACGTTGAGCAGCATCACAGTGCCCCCGAAGTCGAGCGATCCTTCTCCGGCATGAACATTGGCTTTGTAGCTGGCGTCATTACAAGGGAGCGTGTTGCCGCCTTTGAGCGTATTCTCTGGCGAACCCTTCGCGGTAACTTGTACATGAACCAGTCTGAGATCCCTGAGCCGCTCACCGACCCCTCCAACAATGAGGCTATCAACAAGAACGTCTTCGTCATTTTCGCGCACGGCAAGGAGATTCTGGCCAAGATTCGAAAAATCTCTGAATCTATGGGTGCAGAGGTCTATAGCGTCGACGAGAACAGCGACCTTCGTCGTGACCAGATCCACGAAGTCAACAACAGACTGCAAGATGTCCAAAACGTCCTCCGCAACACACAGGCTACTCTGGAAGCTGAGCTGAACCAGATCTCCCAGTCTCTGTCGGCGTGGATGGTTCTTATCgcaaaggaaaaggcagTGTACAGCACTCTAAATCTATTTTCGTACGACCGTGCTCGACGAACCCTGATTGCTGAGGCTTGGTGTCCCACCAACGACATGCCTTTGATTCGATCGACTCTGCAGGATGTCACCAACCGAGCTGGTCTCTCGGTTCcttccatcatcaatgaGATTCGAACAAACAAGACGCCTCCGACATATCTCAAGACGAACAAGTTCACCGAGGGGTTCCAGACCATCGTGAACGCGTACGGTACTGCTACATACCAGGAGGTTAACCCGGCCATGCCTGTTTTCGTCACCTTTCCCTTCCTCTTTGCCGTCATGTTTGGTGATTTCGGCCACGCCATGATTATGCTGTCGGCAGCTCTCGCCATGATCTACTGGGAGAAGCCGCTGAAAAAGGTGACCTTTGAGCTCTTTGCAATGATCTTTTACGGACGATATATCGCATTGGTCATGGCTGTATTCTCCATCTTTACCGGCTTGATCTACAACGACGtcttctcaaagtcaatgacACTCTTCCCCAGTGCCTGGGAATACACGAAGCCGGATGGTTGGCGGCCAGGTCAGACCATCAAGGCTGAGCTGAACAACAACGGTTACCGGTACCCCTTTGGTCTTGATTGGGCCTGGCACGGCACAGAGAATACCctcctcttcagcaacagctacaagatgaagatgagcatTATTCTCGGCTGGGCTCATATGACATACTCCCTTTGCTTTGCCTACATCAATGCGAGACATTTCAAGAAGCCAATCGACATCTGGGGCAATTTCGTTCCCGGAATGATCTTCTTTCAGTCGATTTTTGGCTATCTCGTCATTTGCATCATTTACAAATGGGCCGTGTTCTGGCCAGGAGCACAGGCACCTGGCCTCTTGAACATGCTCATCTACATGTTCCTCCAGCCCGGAAAATTGGACAATATCCCTCTGTACAAGGGACAGGCCACTGTGCAGAttattctcctcctcctggcATTTGCTCAAGTTCCtattcttctcttcctcaagccCTTCTATCTCCGTTGGGAGCACAATCGGGCGCGCGCCAAGGGCTATCGCGGTATTGGCGAGACGTCCCGTGTCAGTGCTTTggatggcgacgatgagaaCGAGGGTCTGGTTAACGGCCACGGCAATagctttgacgacgacggcgaggGCGTTGCTATGATCTCGCAGAACATTGACGAAGAGCATGAAGAGTTTGAGTTTGGTGAAGTCATGATTCACCAAGTAATTCACACCATTG AATTCTGCTTGAATTGCGTTTCTCACACCGCCTCATACCTCCGTCTGTGGGCCTTGTCGCTCGCTCACCAACAGCTCAGTATCGTGCTGTGGGACATGACGCTTGGTCCTACTCTCAAGGCCAGCGGTGTTGTCGGCGTGATCAtgattgttgttggtttCTACCTCTGGTTCTTCCTTA CTATTGCCATTCTGGTGTGTATGGAAGGCACCAGTGCCATGTTGCACTCTCTCCGGCTGGCGTGGGTTGAGTCCTTCTCCAAGTTTGCAGAGTTTGCAGGATGGCCATTTGCTCCGTTTTCATTCACTACATTGTTGGAAGAGGCCGAAGAACTGAAAGAGTTCCTCGGCTAA
- a CDS encoding endoribonuclease ysh1 (similar to Coccidioides immitis RS XP_001243562.1), translated as MASKRKASAMNTAAAEEPVDPSDELMFLCLGGGNEVGRSCHIIQYKGKTVMLDAGQHPAYDGLAALPFYDDFDLSTVDVLLISHFHVDHAASLPYVLAKTNFRGRVFMTHPTKAIYKWLIQDSVRVGNTSANSTTQPVYTEQDHLNTFTQIEAIDYHTTHTISSIRITPYPAGHVLGAAMFLIEIAGLNIFFTGDYSREQDRHLVSAEVPKGVKIDVLITESTYGIASHVPRLEREQALMKSITGILNRGGRALLPVFALGRAQELLLILDEYWGKHPEFQKYPIYYASHLARKWLFRERMAEAEASGGSAGQGGPWDFKHIRSLKNLDRFDDVGGCVMLASPGMLQSGVSRELFERWAPSEKNGVIITGYSVEGTMARQIMQEPDQIPAVMSRNLAAGRRATGGDSERTLIPRRCSVAEYSFAAHVDGVENREFIEEVAAPVVILVHGEQHNMMRLKSKLLSLNASKTTKVKVYSPRNCEELRIPFKADKMAKVVGKLASIPPPQDVDMDSASAPLITGVLVQNDFKLSLMAPEDLREYAGLNTTTITCKQRLTLSAAGIELIKWALEGTFGSVEELPEMRRAQNGNSHAVKNGTETINEDDEDEYKPEEAADEEVAALVAAYLVMGCVTVRYRSNGEVELEWEGNMLNDGIADSVMAVLFSVESSPAAVKRSSKQHSHSHAAEPITNGTNPHAHPSAADRLERLFWFLEAQFGADNVSPVETPRLPDSEAQDESMAVDGEATDLEERKKKEIERLHKIGIPVPGVTIKVDKMLATVWLEDLEVECANKVFADRVRAVVERGVEVTAPLWG; from the exons atggcatcaaaaCGAAAAGCGTCGGCCATGAATACGGCCGCGGCCGAAGAGCCTGTCGACCCGTCCGACGAACtcatgtttctttgtctAGGAGGCGGTAACGAAGTCGGTCGATCGTGCCACATTATTCAATACAAGGGCAAGACAGTGATG CTCGATGCCGGACAACATCCGGCATACGATGGTCTTGCAGCTCTTCCATTCTACGACGACTTCGATCTCAGCACCGTAGACGTACTTCTCATCAGCCA TTTTCACGTCGACCATGCTGCCTCGTTGCCATATGTGCTCGCCAAAACCAACTTTCGCGGTCGTGTCTTCATGACACACCCGACAAAGGCTATTTACAAATGGCTCATTCAAGACAGTGTTCGCGTTGGCAACACGTCTGCAAACTCGACGACGCAGCCTGTATACACGGAGCAGGATCACTTGAATACGTTTACTCAAATCGAAGCCATTGATTATCACACCACTCATACCATTTCTTCCATTCGAATTACGCCTTACCCTGCCGGCCATGTGTTGGGCGCAGCCATGTTTCTGATTGAGATTGCCGggctcaacatcttctttaCCGGCGATTACTCCCGTGAGCAGGATCGGCATTTAGTCTCGGCAGAGGTACCCAAGGGCGTCAAAATTGACGTTCTCATCACAGAGTCGACATACGGCATTGCGTCTCACGTTCCGCGACTGGAGCGCGAGCAGGCGCTTATGAAGTCCATCACTGGCATTTTAAATAGAGGTGGTCGTGCGTTATTGCCTGTATTCGCTCTCGGTAGAGCACAGGAGTTGCTCCTCATTCTGGATGAATATTGGGGAAAGCACCCCGAGTTCCAGAAATATCCCATCTATTACGCCAGCCACCTGGCGAGAAAGT GGCTCTTCCGAGAACGCAtggccgaagccgaagcaAGTGGTGGCAGTGCCGGTCAAGGGGGACCGTGGGACTTTAAGCATATTCGGTCTCTGAAGAATCTAGATCGATTCGACGACGTCGGTGGCTGCGTGATGCTTGCCAGTCCTGGTATGCTTCAGAGTGGTGTCAGTAGAGAACTCTTTGAGAGATGGGCGCCTAGCGAGAAGAACGGAGTCATCATTACTGGTTACAGTGTGGAGGGCACAATGGCCAGGCAAATCATgcaagaaccagaccaaatcCCAGCAGTCATGTCTCGCAACCTTGCGGCCGGCCGGAGAGCAACAGGCGGAGATTCTGAGAGAACTCTCATCCCTCGAAGATGCAGTGTCGCAGAGTACTCGTTTGCTGCCCACGTTGACGGCGTCGAGAACCGAGAATTCATTGAAGAAGTGGCCGCTCCGGTTGTT ATTCTCGTGCACGGCGAACAGCACAACATGATGCGTCTGAAATCCAAACTCCTGTCCCTCAACGcctccaaaaccaccaaagtAAAAGTCTACTCCCCGCGCAACTGTGAGGAACTCCGCATCCCCTTCAAAGCcgacaaaatggccaaggtcgTTGGAAAGCTAGCCTCGATCCCTCCACCACAAGACGTTGATATGGACAGCGCCTCTGCGCCCCTGATCACGGGTGTCCTTGTGCAAAACGACTTCAAGCTCTCACTCATGGCTCCCGAGGACCTACGAGAATATGCAGGCCtcaacacaaccaccatAACCTGCAAACAACGCCTCACCCTTAGTGCCGCTGGCATCGAGCTCATCAAGTGGGCATTAGAGGGCACATTCGGCTCCGTCGAAGAATTACCTGAGATGCGACGCGCGCAAAACGGCAACAGCCACGCTGTAAAAAACGGGACAGAAACAATcaatgaagacgacgaagatgagtACAAGCCCGAGGAGGCTgcagacgaagaagtcgCCGCCTTGGTAGCAGCATACCTTGTCATGGGCTGCGTGACAGTCAGGTATCGCAGCAATGGTGAAGTCGAGCTCGAGTGGGAGGGCAACATGCTCAACGACGGCATCGCCGACTCCGTCATGGCAGTCCTATTCAGCGTCGAGTCGTCACCAGCAGCCGTGAAGCGCTCCTCAAAACAACACTCCCACTCGCACGCGGCGGaacccatcaccaacggGACCAATCCCCACGCCCACCCCTCGGCAGCAGATCGCCTCGAGCGACTCTTCTGGTTCCTGGAAGCTCAGTTCGGAGCAGACAATGTGTCGCCCGTTGAAACACCCCGTCTCCCTGACTCTGAAGCGCAGGACGAATCCATGGCTGTCGACGGCGAAGCTACAGACCTGGAAGAacgcaagaagaaggagattgagcGCCTACACAAGATTGGCATTCCTGTGCCCGGCGTGACCATCAAGGTAGACAAGATGCTGGCGACAGTGTGGCTCGAAGATCTGGAGGTGGAGTGTGCGAATAAGGTGTTTGCTGATAGGGTGAGGGCTGTGGTTGAACGTGGTGTGGAAGTTACGGCGCCTCTGTGGGGATAG
- a CDS encoding proteinrelated to tpa inducible protein (similar to Metarhizium robertsii ARSEF 23 XP_007817876.1), with the protein MAQPQSQVPPRVFSPPQHSPSPGGSQPGFAMPPNKRVRTDGGPASQPGSPYAISPYAASPGAAGSPPLNAASPTYSATTPVSSGYNTPYTNGHNATGLNLPDARAGTSTPPLHTPQPPPISMPQYTNATMAPVPQTTASPVPGPSVMGPPQRPAERPAKDYEYDVTDSLAGTGIDLRAEEQYMSELYSNAMDANSEARTGFAQHPPGAKSSFYGAGPANQPAETASEQDQKQLAVKAAEQAWADSSMRLAVQRTQEINDPFLLVAILHRRAEKIARENHIGLNLDMKNNAQTMGKMRLPEQFPSPKVTVKVEPGPDSTMVHTTGSYIPHDSYLVDQLALMSIATKQRLREMVEDADGVAVNRQKTSHGEISEDWATAAAPMNVEPLGAAAETDPAVQEAGEDGVAVPSDTAPLKREYLYVLLYFYLFSLFHDIAGYLTGSNSKIGSADEAALGNGTKPSKMAKISSFMTVTMRELARQEREWEEARLRRRQKRKDGVTDGATPSRSGSVAPGTPGSVAPESDKPMTKKEMKKNQALKAAEANSHANQNLTSSMFAGLGGKSNLFGKKKGAKTYDWMNVGRGGSGTSTPTRATPGAGGKGINGTPGTPSPANLAMTTEGRNRLGTWREDKEKGKNIQLRDWVVVLERDGREAKALQQAYMHLDASNPK; encoded by the coding sequence ATGGCTCAACCTCAGTCACAGGTCCCTCCGCGAGTTTTCTCGCCGCCGCAACACAGTCCCTCACCAGGTGGTTCGCAACCTGGTTTCGCGATGCCGCCGAACAAGAGAGTGAGAACCGACGGCGGCCCAGCTTCGCAGCCAGGCTCTCCGTATGCTATTTCACCTTATGCCGCCAGCCCCGGCGCTGCTGGCAGTCCGCCTTTAAATGCTGCCTCGCCGACGTATTCTGCAACGACGCCTGTATCGTCTGGATACAACACTCCCTATACAAACGGCCACAATGCCACGGGACTAAATCTTCCTGATGCGCGCGCGGGCACCAGTACGCCTCCTCTGCACACGCCACAGCCGCCGCCGATTTCAATGCCGCAATACACCAACGCAACAATGGCGCCGGTGCCGCAAACAACAGCATCGCCGGTACCAGGACCGAGTGTGATGGGACCTCCTCAACGACCGGCCGAGAGACCGGCCAAAGACTACGAGTATGACGTGACGGATTCACTAGCGGGAACTGGTATCGATTTGCGGGCGGAAGAGCAGTACATGTCTGAGTTGTATTCCAACGCCATGGATGCAAACTCGGAAGCCAGGACGGGATTCGCTCAACACCCGCCCGGAGCCAAGTCCTCCTTCTACGGTGCTGGCCCAGCAAATCAACCTGCCGAAACTGCATCGGAGCAAGAtcagaagcagcttgctgTCAAGGCTGCCGAACAAGCTTGGGCGGATTCGTCGATGCGTCTAGCCGTACAGCGGACACAAGAGATCAACGACCCGTTTCTTCTAGTCGCCATTCTTCACCGCAGGGCGGAAAAGATTGCTAGAGAGAATCATATTGGCCTAAATCTGGATATGAAGAACAACGCCCAGACTATGGGCAAGATGCGTTTGCCAGAACAGTTTCCCTCACCCAAAGTCACGGTCAAGGTTGAACCAGGTCCCGATTCCACAATGGTTCACACAACTGGGTCTTATATTCCTCACGACTCGTATCTAGTGGACCAGTTGGCGCTGATGTCCATCGCTACAAAGCAACGACTCCGCGAGATGGTTGAAGATGCGGATGGTGTTGCCGTAAACCGGCAAAAAACGTCACACGGAGAGATTTCCGAGGATTGGGCTACTGCGGCGGCACCCATGAATGTAGAGCCTCTAGGGGCGGCGGCAGAAACCGACCCAGCGGTACAGGAAGCAGGCGAGGATGGAGTTGCAGTCCCGTCTGATACTGCACCCTTGAAACGTGAGTATCTCTATGTCTTACTTTATTTTTACTTGTTCTCCCTCTTCCATGACATTGCTGGCTACTTGACTGGTTCTAACTCCAAGATAGGCTCTGCTGACGAAGCTGCGTTGGGAAACGGcaccaaaccatcaaaaatggccaagatcTCGTCCTTCATGACGGTGACGATGAGGGAGTTGGCGAGACAGGAGCGTGAATGGGAAGAGGCACGACTACGTCGACGGCAAAAACGCAAGGACGGGGTAACAGACGGAGCCACTCCATCACGGTCAGGCAGCGTTGCACCGGGAACGCCAGGCTCAGTGGCCCCTGAATCAGACAAAccgatgacgaagaaggaaatgaagaagaacCAGGCCCTCAAAGCGGCCGAGGCGAACAGCCACGCCAACCAAAACTTGACGAGCAGCATGTTTGCAGGACTGGGCGGCAAGAGCAATTTATTCGGCAAAAAGAAGGGGGCCAAGACGTACGACTGGATGAACGTGGGCCGTGGAGGAAGTGGCACGAGCACACCGACGAGAGCAACGCCAGGGGCTGGTGGCAAGGGGATCAACGGCACACCAGGGACACCGTCGCCAGCAAACCTGGCCATGACAACGGAAGGACGAAACCGACTAGGAACGTGGCGcgaggacaaggaaaaggGGAAGAATATCCAACTACGAGactgggtggtggtgctaGAGAGGGATGGAAGAGAGGCCAAGGCACTGCAACAAGCATATATGCATTTAGATGCCTCCAATCCAAAGTAA
- a CDS encoding carbon-nitrogen hydrolase (similar to Metarhizium robertsii ARSEF 23 XP_007817877.2): MAIAAVGQICSTASMRANLDQCVRLVSEAAVGGAKVLFLPEASDYIAHNAQESLTLAQPQSTSPFVQGLCSAAKSHAIAIHVGIHEPLPQQESTRKLLNRALYISSGGEIIESASYDKLHVFDYANLKESDTVQPGAKLTAPFDSPVGRIGSLICFDLRFAEPAISLAQPGPRSAWYQRPAQILTYPSAFTLRTGQAHWETLLRGRAIETQSWVVAAAQVGRHNERRASYGRSLVVDPWGEVRVRLGGTKDDLGDAEDGAVGQLGFVDLDMGVWERVRGEMPLKRRDVYPEL; the protein is encoded by the exons ATGGCAATAGCA GCAGTGGGCCAGATCTGTTCCACGGCCTCCATGAGGGCCAACCTCGATCAATGTGTGAGATTGGTTTCCGAAGCAGCTGTCGGCGGAGCAAAG GTTCTTTTCCTCCCCGAAGCATCAGACTACATCGCCCACAACGCACAAGAATCACTCACACTAGCTCAACCGCAGTCCACATCTCCCTTTGTCCAGGGCCTCTGTTCTGCGGCCAAGTCACacgccatcgccatccacGTGGGCATCCACGAACCGCTGCCGCAACAAGAGTCAACGCGCAAGCTGCTCAACCGAGCCCTCTACATCTCGTCGGGAGGTGAGATCATCGAGTCCGCATCCTACGACAAGCTCCACGTCTTTGACTACGCCAACCTCAAGGAAAGTGACACCGTACAGCCGGGTGCGAAGCTCACCGCGCCGTTTGACTCGCCTGTCGGCCGGATCGGCAGCCTCATATGCTTTGACTTGCGGTTCGCGGAGCCTGCAATCTCGCTGGCGCAGCCGGGGCCTCGGAGCGCGTGGTATCAGCGGCCGGCGCAGATTCTCACATATCCCAGTGCGTTTACGTTGCGGACCGGCCAGGCGCACTGGGAGACGTTGCTGCGGGGGAGGGCGATAGAGACGCAGAGCTGGGTTGTGGCCGCGGCGCAGGTTGGGCGACATAACGAGAGGAGGGCGAGCTATGGGCGGAGTTTGGTCGTTGACCCGTGGGGGGAAGTGAGGGTTAGGCTGGGGGGCACAAAGGATGATCTGGGAGATGCGGAGGATGGCGCGGTTGGGCAGCTTGGGTTTGTGGATTTGGATATGGGGGTTTGGGAGAGGGTGAGGGGGGAgatgccattgaagaggag GGACGTGTATCCGGAGCTGTGA
- a CDS encoding ARP2/3 complex (p16-Arc) (similar to Metarhizium robertsii ARSEF 23 XP_007817878.1) — MSIIQQHTSATLSDAWRTINIDAYNEDSSVNFDTSTLHPPQPEISEAEVRQLAGQVRQLLRGGDAEGALRGCLETPVYNGTEGAKDAHLQTIIEVLQSIKASEMSPLLKGIYESQGGSECLDVLMKYIYKGMAMGHPKSASKVTPQSTGGFSQVGARPGATNESASTAMSVLLSWHEKLVEVAGLGCIGRTMTDWRRV, encoded by the exons atgtccatcatcCAGCAACACACGAGCGCCACGCTCAGCGACGCCTGGCGaaccatcaacatcgacGCATACAACGAAGATTCGAGCGTCAACTTTGACACCTCGACACTACACCCGCCCCAACCCGAGATTAGCGAAGCAGAGGTGCGCCAGTTGGCTGGCCAGGTTAGACAGTTGCTGAGAGGAGGCGATGCCGAAGGCGCCCTGAGGGGATGTCTGGAGACGCCTGTGTATAATGGAACAGAGGGGGCAAAG GACGCACATCTCCAGACCATCATTGAGGTTCTGCAGTCCATCAAGGCGAGCGAGATGAGCCCCCTCCTCAAGGGAATTTACGAATCACAAGGCGGCAGCGAGTGTCTCGACGTCCTCATGAAGTACAT TTACAAGGGAATGGCCATGGGCCACCCGAAATCAGCGTCAAAAGTCACACCGCAATCCACGGGAGGGTTCAGCCAGGTCGGTGCTCGACCTGGTGCTACGAACGAGTCAGCTTCTACGGCAATGAGCGTTCTGCTTAGCTGGCATGAGAAGCTTGTTGAGGTTGCGGGACTGGGATGCATTGGACGGACCATGACGGACTGGCGGAGGGTGTAG
- a CDS encoding methyltransferase type 12 (similar to Cordyceps militaris CM01 XP_006669999.1), whose product MGTSFHRISPLASASLHLTTRRTYAVHSSGAPRFQVFNRRAKWMQKERAASKADESRQADYLKDEVAIRVTERLLDINRHFSKVLDLGANSCNLARALVRENPDPDPATPESQPLATRISELIAADSSETLLYRDSDHDFNKKLNITRQVLDDEESIPFGPESFDMVMSSLSMHWINDLPGILSQINSILKPDAPFIGAMLGGDTLFELRTSLQLADLERRGGLSPHVSPLADVRDVGGLLQKAGFKMLTVDVDDIIVDYPDTFALMQDLQAMGENNAILGREMGPIRRDVLLANEAIYRELHGNPDGSIPATFRIIYMIGWKEGENQPKPLARGSGEVNLKDILEKK is encoded by the exons ATGGGCACAAGCTTCCACAGAATATCGCCTCTCGCCAGCGCATCCCTCCATCTAACCACCAGACGAACCTATGCCGTTCACTCCTCAGGCGCACCGAGATTTCAAGTATTTAACCGGCGAGCAAAATGGATGCAAAAGGAGCGCGCTGCTTCCAAAGCTGACGAGAGTCGGCAAGCAGACTACCTCAAAGACGAGGTTGCCATCCGCGTAACGGAACGACTCCTG GACATCAACCGACACTTTTCCAAAGTTCTAGACCTAGGCGCCAACTCTTGCAACCTGGCTAGAGCGCTCGTCCGCGAGAACCCCGATCCCGATCCAGCCACGCCCGAATCACAGCCTCTCGCAACACGTATATCCGAACTAATTGCTGCCGACTCATCAGAAACGCTACTTTACCGTGACTCGGATCATGActtcaacaagaagctcaacATCACGCGGCAGGTCCtggacgacgaggagagCATCCCGTTTGGGCCAGAATCCTTCGACATGGTCATGAGCTCGCTCAGCATGCACTGGATCAACGACCTGCCCGGAATTCTGTCCCAGATAAACAGCATATTAAAACCGGACGCTCCGTTCATCGGTGCCATGCTCGGCGGAGACACGCTCTTTGAGCTGCGCACGTCTCTGCAGCTCGCTGATTTGGAACGGAGGGGCGGTTTGTCGCCGCACGTATCGCCGTTGGCAGACGTTCGAGACGTGGGCGGGCTACTGCAAAAGGCGGGTTTCAAAATGTTAACTGTGGACGTGGACGACATCATTGTCGATTACCCCGACACGTTTGCGCTGATGCAGGATCTCCAGGCCATGGGGGAGAATAACGCCATCCTGGGACGAGAGATGGGTCCCATTCGTAGAGACGTCCTCCTTGCCAATGAGGCTATTTATAGAGAATTGCACGGAAATCCGGATGGTTCTATCCCCGCCACGTTTAGAATCATCTACATGATTGGGTGGAAGGAGGGTGAGAATCAGCCGAAGCCGCTGGCCAGAGGCAGTGGTGAGGTCAACCTGAAGGATAtcctggagaagaagtgA
- a CDS encoding alanine racemase-like protein (similar to Metarhizium robertsii ARSEF 23 XP_007817881.1), whose product MTEVEEMRVDPTRAQALISQLSSVKERISSLANGRNIRLVAVSKLKPANDILALHQAPTSHEHFGENYTQELTQKAQILPKSIQWHFIGGLQSGHCKTLAKIPNLFCVSSVDTLKKANLLNTTRGTLLASDPSLPKLSVHVQVNTSGEEAKSGCAPGEETVALCREIITNCSNLHLLGLMTIGAIARSQATTAENENEDFITLKEQRDLVSKELGLDNDRLELSMGMSEDFEGAIVLGSGEVRVGSTIFGLRPAKADAKIKE is encoded by the exons ATGACCGAGGTTGAGGAAATGCGTGTCGACCCCACGAGAGCCCAAGCTCTCATCTCTCAGCTGTCATCCGTCAAGGAGCGCATCAGTTCTCTGGCAAACGGTCGTAAT ATTAGACTAGTCGCCGTTTCCAAGCTCAAGCCCGCAAACGACATTCTCGCCCTCCACCAAGCGCCAACCTCTCACGAGCACTTTGGTGAAAACTACACCCAGGAACTCACCCAAAAAGCACAAATACTCCCCAAGTCTATCCAATGGCACTTTATCGGCGGCCTACAATCAG GCCACTGCAAAACACTCGCCAAGATCCCCAACCTATTCTGCGTCTCGTCCGTAGACACCCTCAAAAAGGCAAatctcctcaacaccacccgcGGCACGCTCCTCGCCTCGGATCCGTCGCTGCCAAAACTCTCTGTCCACGTACAAGTGAACACGTCGGGGGAGGAAGCCAAATCCGGCTGTGCGCCCGGCGAAGAAACCGTCGCGCTGTGTCGcgaaatcatcaccaattGCTCCAATCTGCATCTTCTGGGGCTCATGACCATTGGCGCTATTGCACGTAGCCAGGCTACCACTGCGGAGAATGAAAACGAGGACTTTATCACGTTGAAGGAGCAGCGGGATTTGGTGTCCAAGGAATTGGGATTGGATAATGATAGGTTAGAGTTAAGCATGGGTATGAGTGAGGATTTCGAGGGCGCTATTGTGTTGGGCAGTGGTGAGGTGAGGGTTGGTAGTACAATTTTTGGGCTGCGGCCAGCAAAGGCAGATGCCAAGATTAAGGAGTAG